The DNA segment GCTTCCCATAAAAGAGTACCCCGTCGCCGTCCGCCGGGTAAAATTCCAGGTTCGTATACCCGTGGAGCGCGGGGTGTGCGCGGCGAAGCGCGTTCAGCCGGGCGATGTAGTCCTTGATGTGGCCGGGCGCGTTCCAGTCGCGCACCTTGATCTCGTACTTCTCGGAGTCGAGGTACTCCTCGGTGCCCGGCACGGCCACGTTCTCGCAGAGCTCGAAGCCGCTGTAGATCCCGTAGAGTGAGGAGAGGGTGGCCGCCAGCGCGACGCGGATCTTGAAGGCGGCCCGGCCGCCCTGCTGGAGGAACGGGGACAGGATGTCCGGCGTGTTGGCGAAGAGGTTGCCCCGCATGTACTCCCGCACGTCCGTCTGCGTCAGCTCGGTGAGATACTCGGTCAGCTCCTGCTTGGTGGTGCGCCAGGTGAAGTACGTGTAGGACTGGGTGAAGCCGACCTTGGCCAGCGCCCGCATCATCTTGGGTCGGGTGAAGGCCTCGGCGAGGAACGCGACGTCCGGGTACTCGGCCTGGACGGTCTCGATGACCCAGTGCCAGAAGGGCAGCGGCTTGGTGTGCGGGTTGTCGACCCGGAACATCCGGACGCCCTGCTCGATCCAGAACTCGAAGACGCTGTGGCACTCCCGCCACAGGGCCTCCCAATCGGCGCTGGCGAAGTTGAGCGGATAGATGTCCTCGTACTTCTTGGGTGGATTCTCGGCGTACTTGATGGAGCCGTCCGGCCGTCGATAGAACCACTCCGGATGCTCGCGCACCCACGGGTGATCGGGTGAGCACTGGAGCGCGTAGTCGAGCGCCACTTCCATGCCGCGGGCGCGGGCAGCTTCCACGAACCGCCGGAAATCCGCGAGTGTCCCGAGGGCGGGCTCGACCGCCTTGTGCCCGCCGTGCTCGTTCCCGATGGCCCACGGGCTCCCCGGGTCGTCGGGCCCGGCCGCCAGGGCGTTGTTCCGTCCCTTCCGCTTGGTCCGCCCGACGGGGTGGATCGGCGGCAGGTAGATGACGTCGAACCCCATGGCGCGGATGTCGTCGAGGCGCGCGATGCAGTCATCGAAGGTCCCGTGTCGCCCCGGCACCCGGCCCTGGGAGCGGGGAAACATCTCGTACCAGGCCGCGAAGCACGCGGCCTCCCCATCCACCGTGACCTCGAGCTCCCGGTCGTAGCGGGAGGCCTCGGCGCGCTCGGCGTGGACCGCCATCAGCCGGGCCAGTGGCTCTCCGAGGGCCACGCCGAGCTGCGCGTCCCGCGGCCCGTCCCCGGCCAGGCGCGCCGCGGCCTCCTCCAGCGCCTGCCGATCGGTGTCCGACGCCCGCCGCGATGCCTGCCGCACGAGGCTCGCTCCCTCCGAGAGCTCTCCCTGCACGTCCTGGCCGGCCTGGACCCGCTTGTCGAGGTCGCGGGCCCACGATGCGAAGGTGTCGGTCCACGCCTCGATGGTGTAGACGTAGCGGGTGTTCCGATCGAGGGGAAAGGCGCCGGTCCACCGGTCGTTGTCGAAGTGACGCATCGGCGCCTCGTGCCAGGTCGCCTCGCCCTTCTCCTTGTACTTCACCACCGCCGCCAGCAGGTCATGGCCATCCCGGAGGATGTCGGCCCACACGGAGAGCGTGTCCCCGACGGTCCGCTTG comes from the Candidatus Methylomirabilota bacterium genome and includes:
- a CDS encoding alpha-1,4-glucan--maltose-1-phosphate maltosyltransferase, which codes for MKEFGRILIEAVYPELDDGRYPVKRTVGDTLSVWADILRDGHDLLAAVVKYKEKGEATWHEAPMRHFDNDRWTGAFPLDRNTRYVYTIEAWTDTFASWARDLDKRVQAGQDVQGELSEGASLVRQASRRASDTDRQALEEAAARLAGDGPRDAQLGVALGEPLARLMAVHAERAEASRYDRELEVTVDGEAACFAAWYEMFPRSQGRVPGRHGTFDDCIARLDDIRAMGFDVIYLPPIHPVGRTKRKGRNNALAAGPDDPGSPWAIGNEHGGHKAVEPALGTLADFRRFVEAARARGMEVALDYALQCSPDHPWVREHPEWFYRRPDGSIKYAENPPKKYEDIYPLNFASADWEALWRECHSVFEFWIEQGVRMFRVDNPHTKPLPFWHWVIETVQAEYPDVAFLAEAFTRPKMMRALAKVGFTQSYTYFTWRTTKQELTEYLTELTQTDVREYMRGNLFANTPDILSPFLQQGGRAAFKIRVALAATLSSLYGIYSGFELCENVAVPGTEEYLDSEKYEIKVRDWNAPGHIKDYIARLNALRRAHPALHGYTNLEFYPADGDGVLFYGKRTPDGDDAVLVAVALDPGAPRQATLHLPLAALGIGPDAAYRVVDLGRDTERTGRGSTYRVRLDPEEPAFLFTVKP